A genomic region of Dermacentor andersoni chromosome 9, qqDerAnde1_hic_scaffold, whole genome shotgun sequence contains the following coding sequences:
- the LOC126527692 gene encoding dual specificity tyrosine-phosphorylation-regulated kinase 2-like: MSSRECPAMPLSRTRSLIANMNGSAPSSEAGYIEKNAANNNNNSSALGGGGGNGSSLLLPPIKSQTIAGFKFQSSVHKLFDVDQNGDSPDNKAGVGGGGGAGKTLVATPEQVMKMYMHKLSPYEHHEIFNYPQIYFIGANAKKRQGTPGTPNNCGYDDDQGSYLHVPHDHIAYRFEMLKVIGKGSFGQVIKAYDHKQHQHVALKMVRNEKRFHRQAQEEIRILDFLRRQDRDNTFNLIHMLEHFTFRNHTCITFELLSINLYELIKKNKFQGFSLQLVRKFAHSLLQCLDALHRSHIIHCDLKPENVLLKQQGRSGIKVIDFGSSCFEHQRVYTYIQSRFYRAPEVILGAKYGMPIDMWSLGCILAELLTGYPLLPGEDEADQLACIMELLGPPPQKLLDQAKRAKNFISSKGYPRYCTVTTLPDGAVVLGAGRSRRGKLRGPPGSKDWTTALKGCDDPLFVDFLKRCLEWDPATRMTPAAALRHAWLRRRLPRTPQTTASDSTTQRSSVSSSRSVIASKATRLGDELASTLKLPQIGNPVS; encoded by the coding sequence ATGAGTTCCCGGGAGTGCCCCGCGATGCCCCTGTCGCGGACGCGGTCCCTGATCGCCAACATGAACGGCTCGGCGCCCTCGTCGGAGGCCGGCTACATCGAGAAAAATgccgccaacaacaacaacaactcgtCGGCgctcggtggcggcggcggcaacgGGTCCAGCCTGCTGCTGCCGCCCATCAAGAGCCAGACCATCGCGGGCTTCAAGTTCCAGTCGAGCGTGCACAAGCTCTTCGACGTCGACCAGAACGGCGACTCGCCCGACAACAAGGCGGGCgtcggaggcggcggcggcgcgggCAAAACGCTGGTGGCCACGCCGGAGCAGGTGATGAAGATGTACATGCACAAGTTGAGTCCGTACGAGCACCACGAGATCTTCAATTACCCGCAGATCTACTTCATCGGTGCCAACGCCAAGAAGCGCCAGGGTACGCCGGGCACGCCGAACAACTGCGGCTACGACGACGACCAAGGTTCGTACCTTCACGTGCCGCACGATCACATCGCGTACCGCTTCGAGATGCTCAAGGTGATCGGCAAGGGCTCCTTCGGCCAGGTGATCAAGGCGTACGACCACAAGCAGCACCAGCACGTCGCGCTCAAAATGGTTCGCAACGAGAAGCGCTTCCACCGGCAGGCGCAGGAGGAGATCCGCATCCTGGACTTCCTGCGCCGTCAGGACCGCGACAACACGTTCAACCTGATCCACATGCTCGAGCACTTCACCTTCCGCAACCACACGTGCATCACCTTCGAGCTGCTCTCCATCAACCTGTACGAGCTGATCAAGAAGAACAAGTTCCAGGGCTTCTCCCTGCAGCTGGTGCGCAAGTTCGCCCACTCGTTGCTGCAGTGCCTGGACGCGCTGCACCGAAGCCACATCATCCACTGCGACCTGAAGCCCGAGAACGTGCTGCTCAAACAGCAGGGCCGATCGGGCATCAAGGTCATCGACTTCGGCTCCTCGTGCTTCGAGCACCAGCGCGTGTACACGTACATCCAGTCGCGCTTCTACCGGGCGCCCGAGGTGATCTTGGGCGCCAAGTACGGCATGCCCATCGACATGTGGAGCCTGGGTTGCATCCTGGCCGAGCTGCTCACGGGCTACCCTCTCCTGCCAGGCGAGGACGAGGCCGATCAGCTGGCCTGCATCATGGAGCTGCTCGGCCCGCCGCCTCAGAAGTTACTCGACCAGGCCAAGCGGGCCAAGAACTTCATCAGCTCCAAGGGCTACCCGCGCTACTGCACGGTCACCACGCTACCGGACGGTGCCGTGGTGCTGGGCGCGGGTCGGTCGCGGCGCGGGAAGCTGCGCGGTCCGCCGGGCTCCAAGGACTGGACGACCGCCCTGAAAGGTTGCGACGACCCTTTGTTCGTGGACTTCCTCAAGCGGTGCCTCGAGTGGGACCCCGCGACCCGCATGACGCCTGCGGCCGCTCTGCGGCACGCCTGGCTACGCCGGCGGCTGCCGCGGACGCCCCAGACCACGGCATCGGACTCGACGACCCAGCGCTCCTCGGTTTCCTCGTCGAGGTCGGTGATCGCGTCCAAGGCGACCCGACTGGGAGACGAGCTCGCGAGTACGCTCAAACTGCCGCAGATTGGCAATCCCGTGTCGTGA